A portion of the Paenibacillus sp. PvR098 genome contains these proteins:
- a CDS encoding squalene/phytoene synthase family protein, whose translation MNLKLIHAYKVCVRVINEHSSSYYWTFSFLHDRKRNAIWAVYAYFRKVDDSVDETREHILLTLLAKANTWHKRRTAATGKGHLTW comes from the coding sequence ATGAATTTGAAGCTCATACACGCTTATAAAGTATGCGTGAGGGTTATCAATGAACATTCCTCCAGCTATTACTGGACCTTCTCGTTTCTTCATGATAGAAAACGAAACGCCATATGGGCCGTTTATGCTTATTTCCGTAAGGTGGATGATAGCGTAGACGAAACAAGAGAGCACATCCTGCTCACGTTGCTTGCCAAAGCCAACACATGGCACAAGCGCAGAACGGCAGCCACTGGTAAAGGACATCTCACATGGTAA
- a CDS encoding carotenoid biosynthesis protein, protein MVNLWLRRITILYGFWFIGGYILVTGNILPTWLEWSNSFYLILGGVTALVWYVNRYGGRQALILFVVCGSISYTAEWIGVHTGRWFGVYDYGPSFAPLVLGVPLAIPFVWCMLLVISKAYAPIRNSQRAWRGFRLSEKLSLDRYRIQRERRRIRRHSFWLPAIWAATMMTAIDLLLDPVAVQKRYLTWNTAENAAWNPSPYSVPISNYISWWITALLIINIINYLHDEYLEKDYAPHSSLSFIPMILLLTLEFLFLTLAIKSGLWWAVAANILTLAVLFLWKRKEEAR, encoded by the coding sequence ATGGTAAATTTGTGGCTTCGTCGCATTACGATTTTGTATGGCTTTTGGTTTATAGGCGGTTATATCCTCGTAACAGGGAATATTCTGCCCACGTGGCTCGAGTGGTCCAACAGCTTTTATCTCATTTTAGGCGGAGTCACCGCTTTGGTTTGGTATGTGAACCGATACGGAGGCCGTCAAGCACTCATCCTGTTCGTCGTTTGCGGCAGCATCTCTTATACGGCCGAATGGATTGGCGTTCATACCGGACGATGGTTCGGGGTCTATGATTATGGCCCCTCCTTCGCTCCTTTGGTGCTCGGCGTCCCGCTTGCCATTCCGTTTGTTTGGTGCATGCTGCTCGTCATTTCCAAGGCCTACGCTCCCATTCGAAACTCTCAAAGAGCCTGGCGTGGATTCCGCCTGTCCGAGAAGCTGTCGCTGGATCGATACAGGATCCAACGTGAGCGCAGACGCATCAGGCGGCATAGCTTCTGGCTTCCTGCCATCTGGGCAGCGACTATGATGACCGCCATCGATTTACTGCTGGATCCTGTGGCCGTTCAGAAACGTTATTTGACATGGAATACGGCCGAGAACGCGGCTTGGAACCCCTCCCCCTACAGCGTTCCGATAAGTAATTACATAAGCTGGTGGATTACTGCCTTACTCATAATTAATATCATAAATTATTTACATGATGAATATTTAGAAAAAGATTATGCCCCTCATAGCAGTCTCTCGTTCATACCGATGATACTCCTGCTGACATTAGAGTTTTTATTTCTTACATTGGCGATCAAAAGCGGACTGTGGTGGGCTGTGGCCGCTAATATCCTGACGCTTGCTGTTTTATTTCTATGGAAGCGCAAGGAGGAAGCCAGATGA
- a CDS encoding methyl-accepting chemotaxis protein codes for MSKLEVRSQKLKNLLDVAPFITALLAEEDIIVAVADTEKFLYCTPGTTLDAGVKIGDPFYEHDSLGTARKTKKRFSMVSPPEYGPPFRSIAVPIFEDNEVVGILAMGISLHKEFEMLNVVNMLEKISHNIQASSQSLSAQTEELSATIVEITESSNSVSNNSKEIDGIVDFIAEVAQQSNLLGLNAAIEAARAGEHGRTFSVVAGEIRKLANNSQEATSKIEASLSNISDGINGISQRLNEIAKAVQAQADEAEGFNAMIEELDALTSKLSGFVAELTNTEQK; via the coding sequence ATGTCAAAGCTAGAAGTTAGATCACAAAAATTAAAAAATCTCTTAGATGTCGCTCCTTTTATAACAGCGCTGCTAGCCGAGGAAGATATTATAGTAGCAGTAGCAGATACAGAAAAGTTCCTCTATTGTACCCCAGGAACAACTTTAGATGCTGGGGTGAAGATTGGAGATCCTTTTTATGAGCATGATTCATTAGGAACTGCTAGAAAGACTAAAAAACGTTTTTCAATGGTGTCTCCACCTGAATATGGACCTCCATTCCGTTCAATTGCAGTTCCTATATTTGAGGATAACGAAGTAGTAGGCATCTTGGCGATGGGTATTAGTCTTCATAAGGAATTTGAGATGTTAAACGTGGTTAATATGTTAGAAAAAATCAGTCACAACATTCAAGCAAGTTCTCAATCGCTGTCGGCTCAGACAGAAGAGTTATCTGCAACTATAGTTGAGATCACTGAAAGTTCCAATTCAGTAAGTAACAATTCAAAAGAAATAGATGGAATAGTAGACTTTATTGCAGAGGTTGCTCAACAATCTAATTTACTCGGTCTTAATGCAGCTATTGAAGCAGCGAGAGCTGGGGAGCATGGAAGGACCTTTTCTGTAGTTGCGGGTGAGATCAGAAAGTTAGCGAATAATTCTCAAGAAGCTACATCTAAAATTGAAGCTTCTCTTAGTAATATTAGCGATGGTATCAATGGGATATCTCAGCGTTTAAATGAAATTGCAAAAGCAGTACAAGCGCAAGCAGACGAGGCCGAAGGGTTTAATGCAATGATAGAAGAACTTGATGCATTGACCTCGAAGCTTAGCGGTTTTGTCGCAGAATTAACTAATACTGAGCAAAAGTAA
- the tlp gene encoding small acid-soluble spore protein Tlp — MAKPDNRSDNVEHLQNNINNTIENMEEAEEYLTEHAEEISPEEKQQIESKNNRRRESLTSFRSEIKDEASYQNET; from the coding sequence ATGGCTAAGCCGGACAATCGTTCGGACAATGTAGAACATCTGCAAAACAATATTAATAACACCATTGAAAACATGGAAGAAGCTGAAGAGTATTTGACAGAGCACGCCGAAGAGATCAGCCCGGAAGAAAAGCAGCAAATCGAATCCAAAAACAATCGCCGCCGTGAAAGCTTAACTTCGTTTCGTTCTGAAATCAAGGACGAAGCGAGCTATCAAAACGAAACATAA